The genomic segment ACCTCTCTGCACCAGCGCTTCCTTCTCCTCAGGGATGATGATGTCGCCCAAGTTGAACGAAAGACCGCCCTTGAAGGCCATCTGGTAACCGAGGTTCTTGATTCCGTCAAGGAATTCGGCTGCTTCTGCCACACCACAAACCTTGATTACGTGGCTGATGATGTCGCGAAGTGATTTCTTGGAGATAATCGTATTGATGTAACCTGCTTTGGCAGGAACAATTTCGTTTACAATGACACGTCCCACCGAAGTGTCGTGCATCATCTTGTCCACCACGTTGCCGTTTTCGTCAACGTCCTTCACGATGACGCTGATAGGCGCGTGAATGTCGCACTTGCCTTCGTTGTAGGCAATAAGCGCCTCTTCGGGACCGTAGAAAGTAAGACCTTCGCCTTTGGCTCCCTTGCGCAGCTTGGTGATGTAGTACAAACCGAGTACCATGTCCTGTGCAGGCACCGTAATAGGCGCACCGTTGGCAGGGTTCAAGATGTTATGCGACTGGAGCATCAGCATCTGTGCCTCCAGAATGGCTTCATTGCTCAAAGGCAAGTGAACGGCCATCTGGTCACCGTCGAAGTCGGCGTTGAATGCCGTACATGCCAACGGGTGGAGCTGGATTGCCTTGCCTTCGATCATCTTCGGCTGGAACGCCTGGATACCCAGACGGTGAAGCGTCGGGGCGCGGTTCAGCAACACCGGATGTCCCTTCATTACGTGTTCCAGAATGTCCCAGATGACAGGTTCCTTACGGTCCACAATCTTCTTGGCACTCTTCACCGTCTTCACGATGCCGCGCTCGATGAGCTTACGGATGATGAACGGCTTGTAGAGCTCGGCTGCCATGAGTTTAGGAATACCGCACTCGCCCATCTTCAACTCCGGACCCACAACGATTACGGAACGTGCGGAATAGTCGACACGCTTACCCAGCAAATTCTGACGGAAACGTCCCTGCTTACCTTTCAGACTGTCCGAAAGTGACTTCAAAGGACGGTTGGCGTCAGTCTTCACTGCGCTCGACTTACGGGAGTTGTCGAACAATGAGTCGACAGATTCCTGCAACATACGCTTCTCATTACGCAGAATCACTTCGGGAGCCTTGATCTCAATCAGTCTCTTCAAGCGGTTGTTACGGATGATGACGCGACGGTAGAGGTCGTTCAGGTCGGAAGTGGCGAAACGGCCGCCGTCCAACGGAACCAACGGACGAAGCTCAGGCGGGATAACCGGCACAATGCGCACAATCATCCATTCGGGCTTGTTGCGTCCGCGTGACGCGCGGAAAGACTCAACAACCTGAAGACGCTTCAATGCCTCCGTCTTGCGCTGCTGTGAAGCATCGCTGCCTGCACGATTACGCAGTTCGTAAGACAATGAGTCGAGGTCGATGCGCGACAGCAGGTCATAAATGGCCTCCGCCCCCATCTTGGCAACGAACTTATTGGGGTCTGAATCTTCGAGGTACTGGTTGTCGCTTGGCAACTTTTCCAACAGATCCAGGTATTCTCCTTCTTCGAGCAGGTCGAACTGTGCTACCTCGCCTTCCAATATACCCGGCTGGATAACTACATAACGCTCGTAATAGATAATGGCATCGAGTTTCTTGGTGGGCAGGCCCAGCAAATAACCGATCTTATTGGGAAGCGAACGGAAATACCAGATGTGAGCCACCGGCACAACCAACTGGATGTGTCCCATACGCTCACGACGTACTTTCTTTTCTGTCACTTCCACACCACAACGGTCGCAGACAATGCCTTTGTAACGGATACGCTTGTACTTGCCGCAATGACATTCGTAGTCCTTGATAGGACCGAAAATGCGTTCGCAGAACAAACCGTCACGCTCCGGCTTATACGTACGATAGTTGATGGTTTCAGGCTTTAAAACTTCACCACTCGAATTCTCAAGGATTTCTTCGGGAGAAGCCAAACCGATAGAGATTTTCGAGAAATTACTCTTTATCTTGTTATCTTTTCTAAAAGCCATACTTTTATATATAATTGATAATTGAGAATTAAAAATTGAAAAATAAATGTTGATAAGTCGGGAACCGGAAACCGGGAAGCATCCGCTTCCCAATCCCCAATCCTCAAAATTTCAATTTATTCTAAGTTGATGCTTAAGCCCAAACCTCTCAACTCGTGCAGCAATACGTTCAGTGATTCGGGGATACCCGGAGCCGGCATCGGCTCGCCCTTAACGATTGCTTCGTAAGCCTTGGAGCGCCCTACGACATCATCAGACTTGATAGTCAGGATTTCCTGCAGAATGTGCGCCGCACCGAATGCCTCGAGCGCCCAAACCTCCATTTCTCCGAAACGCTGGCCACCGAACTGTGCCTTACCACCCAACGGCTGTTGCGTAATAAGTGAGTACGGACCGATGGAACGTGCGTGCATCTTGTCCTCAACCATGTGGCCGAGTTTCAACATGTAGGTCACACCCACCGTAGCCTGCTGCTCGAATGCCTCACCCGTACCACCGTCGTACAAAGTGGTCTTGCCGTAACGGGGAAGCCCTGCTTTGTCGGTCCACTCGTTCAGGTCGTCCAACGTGGCACCGTCGAAGATAGGAGTAGCAAACTTCACTCCCAGATTCTTACCGGCACGTCCCAAAACAGCCTCGAATATCTGACCGATGTTCATACGTGAAGGCACACCCAACGGGTTCAACACGATATCCACCGGAGTACCGTCTGCCAAGAACGGCATATCTTCCTGACGCACCACGCGGGAAACGATACCCTTGTTACCATGACGTCCGGCCATCTTGTCACCGACACCGATCTTACGCTTCTTGGCAATGTAGACCTTAGCCATCTGGATGATGCCCGCAGGCAGCTCGTCACCGATAGTGATAGCGAATTTCTTACGCTTCAACTCTGCATCGAGCTCTTTATATTTCTTGATGAAGTTCATCACCAATGCACGTATCAGTCCGTTGGTGTGCTCGTCTTTTGTCCAGTTGCTCAACTGAATGGCAGTAAAGTCCATGTCGCTGAAATCGGAAGCGGAGAACTTGGCGCCCTTGCTGATCACTTCGGCTCCCATGTAGTCCTTCACGCCCTCCGACGTGTAACGTTCGGTGAGCTTCAGGAGCTTGTTCACCAATATCTTCTTCAGGTCTGCCACCTTGCCGTCGAACTCGTCGTCAATCTTCGGCAGCAACGCTTTGTCCGCCAATTTGGAACTACGGGTCTTGATGACGCGGGAGAACAGACGCTTGCCGATAATCACACCCTTCAAAGAAGGAGAAGCCTTCAAGGAAGCATCCTTCACATCGCCTGCCTTGTCACCGAAGATAGCACGAAGCAACTTCTCTTCCGGAGAAGGATCGGACTCTCCCTTCGGAGTGATCTTACCAATCAGGATGTCACCCGGCTCGATACGTGCACCCACGCGGACAATACCGTTCTCGTCGAGGTCTTTGGTGGCTTCTTCGCTCACGTTAGGAATGTCGGAAGTCAACTCTTCCATACCACGCTTCGTCTCACGAACTTCCAAAGAGTACTCTTCGACGTGTACGGAAGTCAGAAGGTCTTCGCGCACCACGCGTTCGTTCAACACGATGGCATCCTCATAGTTGTATCCCTTCCAAGGCATGTATGCCACCAACAGGTTCTTACCCAAAGCAAGCTCGCCCTGCTCGGTTGAGTAACCCTCGGTAAGGATCTGCCCCTTCGTCACACGCTGACCTTTCTCGCAAATAGGACGGAGGTCGATTGTCATGTTCTGATTGGTGCGACGCCATTTGGGGATAGTATATTCTTTCAGTGCAGATTCGAAACTTACGAACTCTTCCTCTTCCGTACGGTCGTACAGAATACGGATCGTGGTAGCATCCACGAAGTCAACCACACCTTCACCCTCGGCAGTAATCTGCGTGCGTGAATCGCGTGCGAGCTGACGCTCGATACCTGTACCTACAATCGGAGCTTCACTCTTCAACAAAGGAACTGCCTGACGCATCATGTTAGATCCCATCAATGCGCGGTTGGCATCGTCATGCTCCAAGAACGGAATCAAAGATGCCGCAATAGAAGCAATCTGCTGGGGAGATACGTCCATCAATTCGACTTCATCAGGAGCAACAACCGGATAGTCGGCATCCTGACGGGATTTTACCCTGTCGCGAACGAAAGTTCCGTCATCGTTCAGCGGTGCATTACCCTGAGCGATAATCTTTTCTTCTTCTTCCTCGGCTGTGAGGTAAACCAGACCTTCGTCCGAAAGGTCTACCTTTCCGTTGGCCACCTTGCGGTAGGGCGTCTCGATGAAACCAAGCTGGTTGATCTTGGCAAACACGCAAAGTGAAGAAATCAAACCGATGTTAGGACCTTCAGGAGTCTCGATCGGACAAAGACGACCGTAGTGGGTGTAGTGCACGTCACGCACCTCGAAACCGGCACGCTCACGCGACAAACCACCGGGACCCAGCGCAGACATACGGCGCTTGTGGGTAATCTCGGCAAGCGGGTTGGTCTGGTCCATGAACTGGGACAGGGCGTTCGTTCCGAAGAACGAGTTGATAACGGAAGATATTGTCTTGGCGTTGATCAGGTCGATCGGAGTGAATACCTCATTGTCACGAACGTTCATGCGCTCGCGGATGGTACGTGACATACGTGCCAGACCGATAGCGAACTGGTTGGACAACTGCTCGCCTACCGTACGTACGCGACGGTTGCTCAAGTGGTCAATATCATCGACATCCGCCTTCGAGTTAATCAACTCGATCAGATATTTGATAATCTCAATAATGTCTTCCTTCGTGAGGACGCGAACGTCCATGTCGGTCGTCAGGTTCAACTTCTTGTTGATACGATAACGGCCTACATCACCCAAGTCATATCTCTTTTCTGAGAAGAACAGGTTGTTGATAACCTCGCGTGCACTGGCATCATCGGCAGGATCTGCATTACGCAACTGGCGGTAGATGTAAAGCACTGCTTCCTTCTCCGAGTTACTCGGGTCTTTCTGAAGGGTGTTATATATGATAGAGTAGTCAGACTGGTTCGGCTCTTCCTTGTGTACGAGGATATTCTGAACACCTGACTCTAATATAATGTCAACATGCTCCGGCTCGATTATTGTCTCGCGGTCGATAACGACTTCGTTACGCTCGATGGAAACAACTTCACCGGTATCTTCGTCTACAAAATCCTCAATCCATGTTTTCAATACACGCGCCGCCAACTTACGACCTACAATCTTCTTGAGATTCGTCTTGTTCACCTTCACATCCTCTGCCAAGTTGAAGATTTCAAGAATGTCCTTGTCATTCTCAAAACCGATGGCTCTCAGCAATGTGGTTACCGGCAACTTCTTCTTACGGTCGATGTAGGCATACATGACATTGTTGATGTCGGTAGCAAACTCAATCCAAGAACCCTTGAAAGGGATGATACGGGCTGAGTACAACTTAGTACCGTTGGCATGTACGCTCTGACCGAAGAACACACCCGGCGAACGGTGAAGCTGTGACACAACAACACGCTCCGCACCGTTGATGACGAACGTAGCTTTGTCCGTCATATAAGGGATAGGGCCCAGGAACACATCCTGAATAACCGTATCAAAATCTTCGTGGTCGGGATCGGTACAGTATAATTTTAATTTTGCCTTTAAGGGTACACTATAAGTAAGCCCTCGCTCTATACATTCGTCTATGGTATAACGCGGCGGATCAATATAGTAGTCCAAAAACTCAAGAACAAAATTATTTCTTGTATCGGCAATGGGGAAGTTTTCAGCAAATACTTTATACAGTCCCTCGTTCTTACGTTTCTCGGGTGGGGTGTCCAGTTGTAAAAAGTCTTTGAATGACTTCAATTGTACTTCCAGGAAATCCGGGTATTCCAGCGGATTCTTAGTCGAAGCAAAATTAACTCTTTGATTTACAGTAGTTGAAGACATCTGTTAATGGATTTGTAGAACTTAATTTTAAATATATACACAAAAAGGTAAAGAACCCTTTTCGCGAAGGGTTCCTTACCGAATTACCTGATTTACAGGCTAATGTTATTTAAGTTCAACTTCAGCTCCAGCTTCTTCCAATGTTTTCTTCAATGATTCTGCTTCGTCTTTAGCCAAACCTTCTTTTACTACGCTAGGAGCACCGTCTACCATGTCTTTAGCTTCCTTCAAACCAAGACCGCAAGCTTCCTTAACGGCTTTAACTACTTGAAGTTTAGCTGAGCCAGCGCTCTTCAATACTACATCGAAAGAAGTCTTTTCTTCAGCGGCAGCAGCACCACCAGCTGCAGGGCCAGCAGCAACAGCAACAGCTGCAGCAGCAGGTTCAATACCGTATTCTTCTTTCAGGATAGTTGCAAGTTCATTAACTTCTTTTACTGTCAAGTTAACTAATTGTTCTGCAAAAGCTTTCAAATCTGCCATTTTTGTATGATTTTAATTGTTTAAATACTAAAATAAATTGATGTTTTTTTGTTTCCGAAGTTACGCTTCGGGACGTTCACCGAGAGTCTTGAGAACTCCGTGAATGGTGTTACCACCTGATTGCAGAGCAGAAATAACATTCTTGGCCGGTGATTGCAGCAAGGCAACGATCTCAGCAATAACTTCATTCTTACTCTTGATACTTACGAGAGCATCCAACTGGTCAGCACCAACATAGAAGCTTTCTTCTGCATATGCAGCCTTCAATCCGGGAATACCGTTCTTAGCCTTATCTTTCAGCAATTTTGCAGGTGCGTTGGCTGTGTTGCAAAACATTACAGCGGTTGTACCCTTCATGCATCCGTAAAGCGGAGAATAATCCTCTTCCAGGCTTTCCAATGCCTTGTGAAGCAATGTGTTCTTAACTACCATCAATTTGATGTCAGCCTTGAAGCATAATGCTCTCAACGCGCTTGTGTCAGCAGCGTTCATAGCAGTGGTATCTACCAAGTAGAAGTGACCGTATTCCTTAACTGTAGCAGCAATCTGCTCAATAATCGTACTTTTATCTTCCTTTCTCATTATTACTCCGTTTTATTAGATTTCTTCTACAGATTTCGGGTCAATCTTGATACCCGCACTCATCGTGCTAGAAAGATAAATACTCTTGATATATGTACCCTTGGCTGCGGTCGGTTTCAATTTATTCAAAGTAGAGATGAATTCTTTCGCATTGTCGCGAATTTGATCAGCACTAAATGAAACTTTACCGATTGAAGTATGAACAATACCACTCTTGTCAACCTTGAAGTCGATCTTACCTTGTTTTACTTCTTTTACAGCTTTAGCAACATCCATAGTTACAGTGCCACTCTTCGGGTTCGGCATCAATCCACGAGGACCGAGTACACGACCGAGTGCACCAATCTTACCCATGATAGACGGCATAGTGATGATTACATCAATATCAGTCCATCCACCTTTGATCTTTTCAATATATTCGTCAAGACCAACATAGTCAGCTCCGGCTTCTTTTGCAGCAGC from the Bacteroides eggerthii genome contains:
- the rplJ gene encoding 50S ribosomal protein L10, giving the protein MRKEDKSTIIEQIAATVKEYGHFYLVDTTAMNAADTSALRALCFKADIKLMVVKNTLLHKALESLEEDYSPLYGCMKGTTAVMFCNTANAPAKLLKDKAKNGIPGLKAAYAEESFYVGADQLDALVSIKSKNEVIAEIVALLQSPAKNVISALQSGGNTIHGVLKTLGERPEA
- the rplA gene encoding 50S ribosomal protein L1 → MSKLTKNQKLAAEKIEAGKAYSLKEAAQLVKEISFTKFDASLDIDVRLGVDPRKANQMVRGVVSLPHGTGKVTRVLVLCTPDAEAAAKEAGADYVGLDEYIEKIKGGWTDIDVIITMPSIMGKIGALGRVLGPRGLMPNPKSGTVTMDVAKAVKEVKQGKIDFKVDKSGIVHTSIGKVSFSADQIRDNAKEFISTLNKLKPTAAKGTYIKSIYLSSTMSAGIKIDPKSVEEI
- the rplL gene encoding 50S ribosomal protein L7/L12: MADLKAFAEQLVNLTVKEVNELATILKEEYGIEPAAAAVAVAAGPAAGGAAAAEEKTSFDVVLKSAGSAKLQVVKAVKEACGLGLKEAKDMVDGAPSVVKEGLAKDEAESLKKTLEEAGAEVELK
- the rpoB gene encoding DNA-directed RNA polymerase subunit beta, whose protein sequence is MSSTTVNQRVNFASTKNPLEYPDFLEVQLKSFKDFLQLDTPPEKRKNEGLYKVFAENFPIADTRNNFVLEFLDYYIDPPRYTIDECIERGLTYSVPLKAKLKLYCTDPDHEDFDTVIQDVFLGPIPYMTDKATFVINGAERVVVSQLHRSPGVFFGQSVHANGTKLYSARIIPFKGSWIEFATDINNVMYAYIDRKKKLPVTTLLRAIGFENDKDILEIFNLAEDVKVNKTNLKKIVGRKLAARVLKTWIEDFVDEDTGEVVSIERNEVVIDRETIIEPEHVDIILESGVQNILVHKEEPNQSDYSIIYNTLQKDPSNSEKEAVLYIYRQLRNADPADDASAREVINNLFFSEKRYDLGDVGRYRINKKLNLTTDMDVRVLTKEDIIEIIKYLIELINSKADVDDIDHLSNRRVRTVGEQLSNQFAIGLARMSRTIRERMNVRDNEVFTPIDLINAKTISSVINSFFGTNALSQFMDQTNPLAEITHKRRMSALGPGGLSRERAGFEVRDVHYTHYGRLCPIETPEGPNIGLISSLCVFAKINQLGFIETPYRKVANGKVDLSDEGLVYLTAEEEEEKIIAQGNAPLNDDGTFVRDRVKSRQDADYPVVAPDEVELMDVSPQQIASIAASLIPFLEHDDANRALMGSNMMRQAVPLLKSEAPIVGTGIERQLARDSRTQITAEGEGVVDFVDATTIRILYDRTEEEEFVSFESALKEYTIPKWRRTNQNMTIDLRPICEKGQRVTKGQILTEGYSTEQGELALGKNLLVAYMPWKGYNYEDAIVLNERVVREDLLTSVHVEEYSLEVRETKRGMEELTSDIPNVSEEATKDLDENGIVRVGARIEPGDILIGKITPKGESDPSPEEKLLRAIFGDKAGDVKDASLKASPSLKGVIIGKRLFSRVIKTRSSKLADKALLPKIDDEFDGKVADLKKILVNKLLKLTERYTSEGVKDYMGAEVISKGAKFSASDFSDMDFTAIQLSNWTKDEHTNGLIRALVMNFIKKYKELDAELKRKKFAITIGDELPAGIIQMAKVYIAKKRKIGVGDKMAGRHGNKGIVSRVVRQEDMPFLADGTPVDIVLNPLGVPSRMNIGQIFEAVLGRAGKNLGVKFATPIFDGATLDDLNEWTDKAGLPRYGKTTLYDGGTGEAFEQQATVGVTYMLKLGHMVEDKMHARSIGPYSLITQQPLGGKAQFGGQRFGEMEVWALEAFGAAHILQEILTIKSDDVVGRSKAYEAIVKGEPMPAPGIPESLNVLLHELRGLGLSINLE